ATACCCCAGAACCACGGTGTCCCCGACCTTGAATGACCCTTCGTCGGGCTTCTCCGATCCGGTAATCATGCGGAAAAGGGTTGTCTTCCCCGCCCCGTTCGGACCGATCACCCCCACGATGCCCCCCGGCGGCAGGCTGAAGCTGAGATCCTCGATCAGCATCCGGTCGCCATATCCCTTGCGGATATGCTTGGCCTCGATGACGAGGCTGCCCAGCCGCGGCGGAGGCGGAAAGGCAATCTGGGCCTTTCTTTGATGGGTATCCTGCGATTCGGCCAGCATCTGCTCATAGGCGCTGATCCGCGCCTTGGATTTGGAGCGCCGCGCAGACGGTGACTGGCCGATCCACTCCAACTCGCGGCTCAAAGTCCGCTGACGTGCGTCTTCCTCGCGCTGCTCCTGCTCCATACGCTTGCGCTTGGCCTGAAGATAGGTGGAATAATTCCCCTCATAGGGTATCGCCTGCCCCCGGTCGATTTCCAAAATCCATCCGGTGACATTATCGAGGAAATAGCGGTCGTGGGTCACCATGACCAACGTGCCCTTATATTCGGACAGGAACCGCTGCATCCATGCGACGCTCTCCGCGTCAAGATGGTTCGTCGGCTCATCGAGGAGGAGCAGGTCAGGTTTTTCCAACAAAAGACGACATAACGCTACGCGTCGTTTCTCGCCGCCGGAGAGCTTAGAAATATCCGCATCCCCCGGAGGGCAACGCAAAGCATCCATAGCGATTTCGATCGTCCGGTCCAGTTCCCACCCGTCCACCGTATCGATTTTCTCCTGTAACTCGCCCATTTCCGCCATTAAGGCGTCCATATCGGCATCGGGATCGGCCATCAGCCCGCCGATCTCGTTAAAACGGTCCACCATCGCCTTGATGTCGGAAAGCGCAATCATAACATTCTCATGCACACTTTTGCTCGGGTCGAGCTGCGGCTCCTGCTCCAGATACCCGACGCGCGCCCCTTTGGCGGCCCACGCCTCCCCGGTAAAATCCTTATCCCGCCCGGCCATCAGCTTGAGAAGCGTGGATTTTCCGGCCCCGTTCGGCCCCAGCACGCCGATCTTCGCACCGGGAAGAAAACTGAGCGTCACGTTTTCAAGAATTTTCTTGCCGTTCGGAAAGACTTTTTTCAGCCCGTTCATCACGTAAACATACTGGTAGGACGCCATGGTTTTTCTTGTCTCCAAAGGTTCAGATGGTGGTCACATGACCCGAGTCACACAGGCGCATTTTCGAATCGCGCCCCTCTTTGTGGATCATAAAGCTTGAGCCTGTCAATCAGGGACAAAACATTTTCAAATTCCTTTTTGACGCGCAGGATCGAATGGTGGCATCCCGCCGGCGTAAAAAGTCCATCCGGCTCGAACGGATTATACGAAGTCGAAATCAGGATCATGACTTTGTTTTTATAAAAGGCGACCGCCATCCCCTGCCCTGAAAACTCGTTATAGATAGCGATAAGACGCTCCATCATGGCCGGATCGAGAAGATACCGCGCCTCCACCTGATCCGTGCCGTAGGCGTCGAACACCCGCTCAAACTCCGGCGCCGGAACCTTGACCCGCTTTAAACCCGCAAGTTGTTGATGGGAGGAATCCAGAAATGAGGTCTTATTATGAACAACGGCTGTATGTCCAGTAAAGGATGTCTTTCCCAAATCAAGCCCAATCAACAAGCCTCGAAAAACTGTGACGGCACCGCCCTTTTGCTGGGAATAGGAACGCAACGTAATATCAGCTAAAAAAAGCCTGACGCCCTTGCAAGTGCCCTCGAAAACATCATCGGCATGATAAACCCGGTGCCCCGGAACGATTTTGGACTCAAGCAGCGAGGCTTTGCGCGGATTATCTTCAGGCTTTCGGAAAAAATAGTAATAAAGGCTGCCGAGAAACCCCCCGCCCCCGTAGCGCTCGTCTTGTGAATATTTAAAATCTTCAAAAAACAAGAAAGCAACCTTTGGAAGAAACGCCTTTTTGTATTCTTTAACATATTGTCGTTTGGGGGACGTCAACCAAGGCATCAGAAAAACGATCATAAAAGCAGAAAACGCGAGTGTCGTAAAAAGAGCCTCCTCAATAAGCTTATAAAGCTCGGGTCTACCATAAAGAAAGTAAACAAAAACTGCAGGAGGGAGAAAAATCAGAACAAAAAATATCGTAGGAGCAACCCGTTTGCGAAAACGATAGGAGCTATAATATTGCTGCCTGAGCAACTCCAATTCACGAAAAAGCCTCCTGTTATCTTCTAAAAAAGCCTCTTCCGTTTCGTCAGAAAAAAACCATCCTCCACGTTCAGATACTTCCTTTCCGAAAACTTCAGTAAGAAACATAAAAAGAATGGAGAGAAGCGCTTCCAGAATGACGTTCATTTAGGCGCTCTTCCGAGCCTCCTCCACCTTGCGCGGATCGTAAAGGTCGAGTTGGTCGATGATCGACAACACCTCCCCGATCTCCTTTTTCATATTCAAAACCGACTCCGGATCCGTCGCCGGAACGGAAATATCCGCCGGCTCGAAATGATTATGCTTGCTGGAAATCAGGATCAGCATCTTGCTTTCATAAAACGCCGCCACCATCTTCTCCCCGTCATATTCCTCATAAAGCGC
The sequence above is drawn from the Alphaproteobacteria bacterium genome and encodes:
- the ettA gene encoding energy-dependent translational throttle protein EttA, with the translated sequence MASYQYVYVMNGLKKVFPNGKKILENVTLSFLPGAKIGVLGPNGAGKSTLLKLMAGRDKDFTGEAWAAKGARVGYLEQEPQLDPSKSVHENVMIALSDIKAMVDRFNEIGGLMADPDADMDALMAEMGELQEKIDTVDGWELDRTIEIAMDALRCPPGDADISKLSGGEKRRVALCRLLLEKPDLLLLDEPTNHLDAESVAWMQRFLSEYKGTLVMVTHDRYFLDNVTGWILEIDRGQAIPYEGNYSTYLQAKRKRMEQEQREEDARQRTLSRELEWIGQSPSARRSKSKARISAYEQMLAESQDTHQRKAQIAFPPPPRLGSLVIEAKHIRKGYGDRMLIEDLSFSLPPGGIVGVIGPNGAGKTTLFRMITGSEKPDEGSFKVGDTVVLGYVDQSRDSLDANKNVWEEISDGNDNIKLGKVEMASRAYVSGFNFRGPDQQKKVGDLSGGERNRVHLAKMLKKEANVILLDEPTNDLDTETLATLEEALEAFAGCAVIISHDRWFLDRLATHILAFEGDSQVVWFEGNYADYEADYKRRRGQDADTPHRIRYKPLRRAS
- a CDS encoding DUF3137 domain-containing protein, encoding MFFEDFKYSQDERYGGGGFLGSLYYYFFRKPEDNPRKASLLESKIVPGHRVYHADDVFEGTCKGVRLFLADITLRSYSQQKGGAVTVFRGLLIGLDLGKTSFTGHTAVVHNKTSFLDSSHQQLAGLKRVKVPAPEFERVFDAYGTDQVEARYLLDPAMMERLIAIYNEFSGQGMAVAFYKNKVMILISTSYNPFEPDGLFTPAGCHHSILRVKKEFENVLSLIDRLKLYDPQRGARFENAPV